A stretch of the Clostridium botulinum genome encodes the following:
- a CDS encoding aspartyl-phosphate phosphatase Spo0E family protein produces MSEVDEIIEKIEEMRKYLNDLINEKENLLDEEIIWASQTLDKILNDYNNFLSEK; encoded by the coding sequence ATGTCAGAAGTAGACGAAATAATTGAAAAGATTGAAGAAATGAGAAAATACCTAAATGATTTAATTAATGAAAAAGAAAATTTATTAGATGAAGAAATCATTTGGGCAAGTCAGACATTAGACAAGATATTAAATGATTATAATAATTTCTTGTCTGAAAAGTAA
- a CDS encoding accessory gene regulator ArgB-like protein, whose amino-acid sequence MKISERFAIKITEYIKNTLPDKNEDDLAIIKYGVELLFMSVTKIPIILGIGYFLGTLKETIFTVLAFCFIRRFAAGIHARKSYICLLSTCLILQGSIYLSINFNLKLITKILILVICMMIYLKYAPADTEEKPYVNEQIRKSLKIKSIFTITIYFIISIKIKEVFISNMLMHVLWIEGLLITPIIYKIFKRRYYNYEYYE is encoded by the coding sequence ATGAAGATTTCTGAAAGATTTGCTATAAAAATTACTGAATATATAAAAAACACATTACCAGACAAAAATGAAGATGATTTAGCAATAATAAAATATGGAGTAGAATTGCTGTTTATGAGTGTTACTAAAATACCTATTATATTAGGAATAGGTTATTTTTTAGGTACACTAAAGGAAACTATTTTTACTGTTCTAGCATTCTGCTTTATAAGAAGATTTGCTGCTGGTATTCATGCAAGAAAAAGTTATATATGTTTATTATCAACTTGCTTAATTTTACAAGGAAGCATATATTTATCTATAAACTTTAATTTAAAATTAATAACAAAAATACTAATTTTGGTAATATGTATGATGATCTATTTGAAATATGCTCCAGCAGATACAGAAGAAAAACCTTATGTAAATGAGCAAATTAGAAAGAGTTTAAAAATTAAAAGTATATTTACTATAACAATATATTTTATTATATCAATAAAGATTAAAGAGGTATTTATTTCAAATATGTTAATGCATGTTTTATGGATTGAGGGATTGTTAATAACACCTATTATTTACAAAATATTTAAGAGGAGGTATTATAATTATGAATATTATGAATAA
- a CDS encoding aspartyl-phosphate phosphatase Spo0E family protein: MNELNSSSKEIKVLIEKLRDPLNELVVYSGNDEFDEEIIKLSEVLDKLIAKYMIYTKEA; encoded by the coding sequence ATGAATGAATTAAATAGTTCTTCAAAGGAAATAAAAGTTTTAATAGAAAAATTAAGAGATCCCCTAAATGAATTAGTGGTTTATTCAGGTAATGATGAATTTGATGAAGAGATAATTAAGTTAAGTGAAGTTTTGGACAAACTTATAGCTAAATACATGATTTATACTAAAGAAGCTTAA
- a CDS encoding cyclic lactone autoinducer peptide, protein MNIMNKVCNKALAKTISRVCTNIAYTSTKKCVTLSLIEEPQMPKILLQKAK, encoded by the coding sequence ATGAATATTATGAATAAGGTTTGCAATAAGGCTTTAGCAAAAACTATAAGTAGGGTTTGTACTAATATAGCATATACATCTACTAAAAAATGTGTTACTCTTTCATTGATAGAAGAACCCCAAATGCCAAAAATATTATTACAAAAGGCTAAGTAA
- a CDS encoding glucosaminidase domain-containing protein: MNKRLYVVKNTAKILALSSLLIFKPCYSYASENIQEVDAHKEWTIRFNRIIDPYSVYNNIVVKDSRGNILSEPKFTILENGQVVKLQYFNEIYRNSEVYTLTVTNNIKDLKGRKLAHSKFIKFRVKNALDNDSEYVDISECTQKVPIMGQSKLLSKNMAEYVLKHNKNPKLSINIYDLANIFLEEGKCEGVRGDIAFCQSIKETGFFKYGGQVLPEQNNYAGIGALNNTKVGKGAWFKSAKEGVRAQIQHLKGYATREKLNNMCIDPRYNILKEVGILGIAPNWQNLNGRWAVPGKNYGEDIISIYKRIEKMK; encoded by the coding sequence ATGAATAAAAGGCTATATGTTGTAAAAAACACTGCAAAAATACTTGCCTTATCAAGTTTATTAATATTTAAACCATGTTATTCATATGCATCAGAAAACATACAAGAAGTAGATGCTCATAAGGAATGGACGATTAGATTTAATAGGATAATAGATCCATATAGTGTATATAATAATATAGTTGTAAAGGATTCAAGAGGAAATATATTAAGCGAACCTAAATTTACTATATTAGAAAATGGACAAGTTGTTAAACTTCAATACTTTAATGAGATATATAGAAATAGTGAAGTTTACACGTTAACAGTAACAAATAATATAAAAGATTTAAAAGGAAGAAAATTAGCTCATTCTAAATTTATAAAATTTAGGGTAAAAAATGCATTAGATAATGATAGTGAATATGTAGATATAAGTGAGTGTACACAAAAGGTTCCTATAATGGGACAATCTAAGTTATTATCTAAAAATATGGCTGAATATGTATTAAAACATAACAAAAATCCTAAATTATCTATAAATATTTATGATTTAGCAAATATATTTTTAGAAGAGGGGAAGTGTGAAGGAGTACGAGGAGATATAGCCTTTTGTCAAAGCATAAAGGAAACAGGATTTTTCAAATATGGCGGACAAGTTCTTCCAGAACAGAATAATTATGCAGGTATAGGTGCTCTTAATAATACTAAGGTTGGAAAAGGTGCATGGTTTAAAAGCGCAAAAGAAGGTGTAAGAGCTCAAATACAACATTTAAAAGGATATGCAACAAGGGAAAAATTAAATAATATGTGTATTGATCCAAGATATAATATATTAAAAGAAGTAGGAATACTAGGAATAGCACCTAATTGGCAAAATTTAAATGGAAGATGGGCTGTTCCGGGAAAAAATTATGGTGAAGATATAATTTCTATATATAAAAGAATAGAAAAAATGAAATAA
- a CDS encoding LytR/AlgR family response regulator transcription factor: protein MIDIYICDDNTETLNIIAKTVNTFYEKINFKSFKISTFNNTTDILHNIKNNSNPKKIYILDIDLNEKINGLLLGREIRKLDNYSGEMIYITNHSELGFKVFQYKLRILQFIDKTFSLGKELEDSLLTATKILTETKKLNTEKTLKIKSGFEVFNIPLKDIICIETIKNSKKVQLSTSKNILQFYTTLKELKDELDDNFIQIHKTTIINKNFIVSINKSQGNSFVKLKNDILCPLSRNGIKEVNKHWTC, encoded by the coding sequence ATGATAGATATATATATTTGCGATGATAATACTGAAACTCTTAACATTATAGCTAAAACAGTTAACACTTTTTATGAAAAAATTAATTTCAAATCCTTCAAAATATCAACTTTTAATAATACTACTGATATTTTGCATAATATTAAAAACAATTCTAATCCAAAAAAAATTTATATTCTTGATATAGATTTAAATGAAAAAATCAACGGATTACTATTGGGACGAGAAATTCGTAAATTAGATAACTATTCAGGCGAGATGATTTACATAACAAATCATTCAGAATTAGGTTTTAAAGTATTTCAATATAAACTAAGAATATTACAATTTATAGACAAAACCTTTAGTTTAGGTAAAGAATTAGAAGATAGTCTTCTAACAGCAACTAAAATTTTAACTGAAACTAAGAAACTTAATACGGAAAAAACTTTAAAAATAAAATCTGGATTTGAAGTTTTTAATATACCATTAAAAGATATAATATGTATAGAAACTATAAAAAACAGTAAAAAAGTTCAACTAAGTACATCTAAAAACATACTTCAATTTTATACCACTTTAAAGGAATTAAAAGATGAATTAGATGATAACTTTATACAGATTCACAAAACTACAATAATAAATAAAAATTTTATAGTAAGCATAAATAAATCTCAAGGAAATTCTTTTGTAAAACTAAAAAATGATATTTTATGTCCTCTATCAAGAAATGGCATAAAAGAGGTGAATAAACATTGGACATGTTAG
- a CDS encoding NAD(P)/FAD-dependent oxidoreductase, whose amino-acid sequence MYRQFVQGNPMFTSINKVPRQYPYLTENINTEIIIVGGGVTGAILGYYFTKNNIPCVILEKNRIAHCSTSATTALLEYELDDNLKELSSIISLEKLLRVYKLGVSALNEIDSFIKENGNKCNYIKKDALLYTSKNLEKKELYEEYNLRKENGFNVEFIDEHNNPFSFHLKAGIYSKDGGIELDPYKFTHELLEVGCNKGLKVYENTEVIDINYMNNGVEVETIYGYKVKGKIIVVATGYNTTLFTKRKFGTKYTTFSIGTKEVKNFHGWFNRALIRDNSNPYNYLRTTWDNRIIIGGEDINFSDDIINEDIANKKYDILEQRLKSMFKNIKDIKIQYRYCGTFISTKDNLGFIGPEPTNNKLWYCLGYGANGILFTILGGMMLTEFYYGIKNKDLDLFKVDRFDS is encoded by the coding sequence ATGTATAGACAGTTTGTACAGGGAAATCCTATGTTTACTTCAATAAATAAAGTTCCTAGACAATATCCTTATTTAACTGAAAATATAAATACAGAAATTATAATAGTTGGTGGTGGAGTTACAGGAGCTATTTTAGGATATTATTTTACAAAAAATAATATACCTTGTGTAATATTGGAGAAGAATAGAATAGCACATTGTAGTACTAGTGCTACCACAGCTTTATTGGAATATGAGCTTGATGATAATCTAAAAGAGTTAAGTTCAATAATTTCATTAGAAAAGTTATTAAGAGTATATAAATTAGGAGTTAGTGCATTAAATGAGATAGATAGTTTTATAAAAGAAAATGGAAACAAATGCAATTACATTAAAAAGGATGCATTGTTATATACTAGTAAAAATTTAGAAAAAAAAGAGCTTTATGAAGAATATAATTTAAGAAAGGAAAATGGTTTTAATGTAGAATTTATAGATGAACATAATAATCCTTTTAGTTTTCACTTAAAGGCTGGTATTTATAGTAAAGATGGAGGAATAGAGTTAGATCCTTATAAATTTACTCACGAATTATTGGAAGTAGGATGTAATAAAGGTTTAAAGGTTTATGAAAATACAGAAGTTATAGATATTAATTATATGAATAATGGAGTTGAAGTAGAAACCATTTATGGATATAAGGTTAAGGGTAAAATAATAGTAGTTGCAACAGGATATAATACAACATTGTTTACAAAACGTAAATTTGGTACTAAGTATACTACTTTTAGTATAGGAACAAAAGAAGTTAAAAATTTTCATGGTTGGTTCAATAGAGCCTTAATTAGAGATAATAGCAATCCCTATAATTATTTGCGTACTACTTGGGATAATAGAATTATTATAGGTGGAGAAGATATAAATTTTTCAGATGACATAATTAATGAAGATATTGCAAATAAGAAATATGATATATTAGAGCAGAGATTAAAATCTATGTTTAAGAATATTAAAGATATAAAGATTCAATATAGATATTGTGGAACATTTATATCTACAAAGGACAACTTAGGATTTATAGGACCAGAGCCTACTAACAATAAATTATGGTATTGTTTAGGATATGGAGCTAATGGAATACTGTTTACTATATTAGGTGGAATGATGCTTACAGAATTTTATTATGGTATTAAAAATAAAGATTTGGATCTGTTTAAAGTAGATAGATTTGACTCATAA
- a CDS encoding sensor histidine kinase, with protein sequence MLKIKEKEYDQLKLYSKSIENLIDDISSFKHDYNNIIFMLNGYLQNNDYNGLKLYFKKRVFSEEKYYDISKLKKINNSGVKGLLSAKISEIIKNNIKFNIEIFNDINDIYIDELDLCRILGIFLDNAFEASKCSKEKFISLSLIQDNGLNIIILNSYTDSVYLNSIFKKGYSSKGNHRGQGLFNVRSILNDKYPNNTILNTYIKNDIFIQDLYIKAK encoded by the coding sequence ATGTTGAAAATCAAAGAAAAAGAATATGATCAATTAAAACTCTATTCTAAAAGTATTGAAAATTTAATAGATGATATTTCCTCTTTCAAACATGATTACAATAATATTATTTTTATGCTAAATGGATATTTACAGAATAATGATTATAATGGATTAAAATTATATTTCAAAAAAAGAGTATTCTCAGAAGAAAAATATTATGATATTTCCAAATTAAAAAAAATTAATAACTCTGGAGTTAAAGGTCTATTATCAGCAAAAATCTCAGAAATAATCAAAAATAATATAAAATTTAATATAGAAATTTTTAATGACATAAATGACATTTACATTGATGAACTGGACTTATGTAGAATACTTGGCATATTTTTAGATAATGCATTTGAAGCTTCAAAATGTAGCAAAGAAAAGTTTATATCTCTATCATTGATACAAGATAATGGTTTAAATATAATAATACTAAATAGTTATACTGATAGTGTATATTTAAATTCTATATTTAAAAAAGGATATTCTTCGAAAGGCAACCATCGAGGGCAGGGACTTTTTAACGTTCGTTCTATACTTAATGATAAATATCCCAATAATACCATTTTAAACACATATATAAAAAACGATATATTTATACAAGATTTATATATTAAGGCTAAGTAA
- a CDS encoding NCS2 family permease, protein MEKTQNKLFDFEGSNTTFRKELIAGLTSFFAIVYIIAVNSSILSDAGVPIEGAIIATVLSSFVGCVLVGICGNAPVILVPGMGVNALFSYTVATAMGLTWQQGLAAVFVSGIVFALVAFTKLAQILTESIPTSLKEAITVGIGLLIMFIGLQKSGIVISSDKTFVGLGNLNNPLVYVTFINLVITLVLFICNVPGNFLIGMILGTIISGLFGLVDVSKLTFTGFSLNGFKDVFMVMDFSKVASLTFWIAVFSVTLVLVFENLGLLHGHINVMLKEPKKFKSSFRVCSISAITCGMFGTSPTVATIESAAGIAAGGKTGFTSIVTGVLFLIALFLLPIIKIIPNSAISPILIIIGGLMMKNALNIDFNDFSEGFPAFLIIAMIPLTFSIVDGMAFGFIAYPIVKLAAKKSKQISLTMYIIPIVFLLNFILHALS, encoded by the coding sequence ATGGAAAAAACACAGAACAAATTATTTGATTTTGAAGGGAGCAATACTACATTCAGAAAGGAACTGATAGCTGGATTGACATCGTTTTTTGCTATTGTATATATTATAGCTGTTAATTCATCAATATTATCAGATGCAGGTGTACCTATAGAAGGTGCTATAATAGCAACAGTACTTTCTTCTTTTGTAGGATGTGTACTAGTAGGTATATGTGGTAATGCACCAGTTATCTTAGTACCTGGTATGGGTGTTAATGCACTTTTCTCTTACACAGTTGCAACAGCTATGGGACTTACATGGCAACAAGGACTTGCAGCAGTATTTGTTTCAGGGATTGTATTTGCATTAGTTGCATTTACAAAGCTTGCTCAAATACTTACTGAATCAATTCCAACTTCTTTAAAAGAAGCAATAACAGTTGGAATAGGACTTTTAATTATGTTCATTGGACTTCAAAAGAGTGGAATTGTAATCTCAAGTGATAAAACTTTTGTTGGACTTGGAAATCTTAATAATCCATTAGTATATGTAACTTTTATAAACTTAGTTATTACATTAGTACTATTTATATGTAATGTACCAGGTAATTTCTTAATAGGAATGATATTAGGTACTATTATATCTGGTTTATTTGGACTTGTTGATGTATCAAAACTTACATTTACAGGATTCTCATTAAACGGATTTAAAGATGTTTTCATGGTAATGGATTTTAGTAAAGTAGCTTCACTTACATTTTGGATTGCAGTATTTTCTGTAACTTTAGTACTTGTATTTGAAAACTTAGGTTTACTTCATGGACATATAAATGTTATGTTAAAGGAACCTAAAAAGTTTAAGAGTTCATTTAGAGTTTGTTCAATATCTGCAATAACTTGTGGAATGTTTGGAACAAGTCCTACAGTAGCTACAATTGAAAGTGCCGCTGGAATAGCAGCTGGTGGAAAGACTGGATTTACTTCAATAGTAACAGGAGTGTTATTTTTAATAGCTCTATTTCTTCTTCCAATAATAAAGATTATACCTAATAGTGCAATTTCGCCTATACTTATAATTATTGGTGGACTTATGATGAAAAATGCATTAAATATTGATTTTAATGATTTTTCAGAAGGATTCCCAGCTTTCTTAATTATTGCGATGATACCATTAACATTTAGCATAGTAGACGGTATGGCATTTGGATTTATAGCATATCCAATAGTTAAGTTAGCAGCTAAAAAATCAAAACAAATATCACTTACAATGTATATAATACCAATAGTATTTTTACTTAATTTTATATTACATGCGTTAAGTTAA